The region ATTCATCTAGAAAAGTTTTTGTAGGAAATCATTGCCGAACAAGACCTTCATACCTTTGTGAAATCACATAAGTCTGAACTTGTTTAGCAGTATCAATTGCAACCCCAACGAGAATCAATAAAGAGGTTGCACCTAAACCTTGAAATGTTTGAACATTGGTAGCTCTCTCGACTGCAGCAGGAACAATTGCAACAGAACCTAAAAAAAGTCCTCCTAGCAAAGTCAGCCTATTTTGAACACCTGAAAGATACTTTGATGTTGCACTACCAGGCCTCACCCCTGGAATTGCTACACCCCCCCTCTTTAAATTTGCTGCAATGTCAATGGGATTAATTGTCAAAGAAGCATAAAAATATGCAAATCCAAGAATTAAAGCAAAAAAAGTAATTGCATAAGGCCAAGGATTTGCAGAACTTGGATTCAAAGCACTAGCAGCTTGTATTAAAAGTGGGTTTTTAGTGAAATTGGCAATTGTAATTGGAAGAAAAATCAACGCAGAGGCAAATATGATCGGCATCACTCCCCCAGCATTTAATTTTAAAGGCAAATAACTTTGTCTGGTTGGTAATAAAGCAGTACCGCCTATTTGTCTTTTGGCACTCACAATTGGCAATCTTCTCGCACCTTCTTGGACGAAAATAATTCCTACAATAGTTATCAAGAAAACTATTAAAAGAACAATTATTCCAAATACATCATTTCTGTCCCCAGTTTGGGCCTTCTCAATCGTAGAACTAAGTGCCTTAGGAAGAGTTGCCACGATATTCAAGAAAATAACTAATGAAGCGCCCTGACCAATACCCTTTTCGGTAATAATTTCACTCAGCCACATAACAATCATTGATCCAGTAACTAATGCAATTGCTGTTTGAAAAACAAATGCAGTTTCACTCAAACTCTCAATTGCATATTGTCTAAGAATTAATGCAAAAACTAAGCTCTGCATAAGCCCCCAACCAAGAGCGACATAACGAGTTATCTGAGAAATCTTTCGACGCCCTGCTTCACCTTCATTTTTCTGCAAATCTTCCAACTGAGGCAAAGCCGCAGTTAATAATTGAATAATGATTGATGCATTAATGAAAGGCAAAATACCTAAGGCGAAAATGCCAAGAGTTGAAATACCTCCCCCAGTAAATATGTCTAGGAAACCAATAAGCTGTCCTCCTTGCTGAATAAATTCCTTAAAAGCTTCTCTGTCTATTCCAGGTACAGGAATATATATACCAAGTCTTACAAACAACAACATGCCTAAAGTTATTAGAACCCTTCCCCTAAGTTCCTTATTTAGAACTAGTTGGGTAATAACTTCTGATGCACTCGGATTGCGACCTCTAGTAACAAGCATGTACTGAAATAATGAATTTCAATCTAATAAGTAAAATGTAGTAAAGAAAACTTTGCCTTGCCCGGTTTACTCAAAAACCTCACAGCTGCCTCCAGCTCCTTCGATCTTAGTTTTAGCAGAAGCAGTAAATGCAGCAGCTTGAACTACAAGCTTAACTTTTAAATTACCATTACCTAAAACTTTTAAAGGGTACTTAGGGCTAGTAACTATACCGGTTTTCACTAACGAATCTAGATTTACTGTGCTGCCTTCTTTCAGTGAATTTAAAGATGCAACATTTATTAGGGTAAAAGATTTGGAATTAACTAAAGGAAAATGTTTTAACTTGGGAACTCTCCTATATAAAGGCATCTGACCACCTTCAAATCCAGGACGCGTTGGCCTACCTGATCTGGATTTTTGGCCTCTCATTCCAAAACCACAACTTGCTCCTTGACCAGCAGCAATCCCACGGCCTTTTCGCGTTTTTCTCTTACGAGCTCCTTTATTTGGTTTTAAAGAATCGAGGCTAATAGAAGTCATTTGAAATCAAGAGTAAATCTGTTCGAGGGATATGCCTCGTTCTTTTGCAGTAGCTTTATGAGTGCGTAATAACGATAAAGCTACCATTGCAGCTCGCGCATTATTTAGTGGTGTTTTACTACCCAATCGTTTAGCTAAAACATTTTTAATACCTGCAAGTTCTAAGACAGTACGAATAGAACCACCAGCAATTACACC is a window of Prochlorococcus marinus subsp. marinus str. CCMP1375 DNA encoding:
- the secY gene encoding preprotein translocase subunit SecY gives rise to the protein MLVTRGRNPSASEVITQLVLNKELRGRVLITLGMLLFVRLGIYIPVPGIDREAFKEFIQQGGQLIGFLDIFTGGGISTLGIFALGILPFINASIIIQLLTAALPQLEDLQKNEGEAGRRKISQITRYVALGWGLMQSLVFALILRQYAIESLSETAFVFQTAIALVTGSMIVMWLSEIITEKGIGQGASLVIFLNIVATLPKALSSTIEKAQTGDRNDVFGIIVLLIVFLITIVGIIFVQEGARRLPIVSAKRQIGGTALLPTRQSYLPLKLNAGGVMPIIFASALIFLPITIANFTKNPLLIQAASALNPSSANPWPYAITFFALILGFAYFYASLTINPIDIAANLKRGGVAIPGVRPGSATSKYLSGVQNRLTLLGGLFLGSVAIVPAAVERATNVQTFQGLGATSLLILVGVAIDTAKQVQTYVISQRYEGLVRQ
- the rplO gene encoding 50S ribosomal protein L15, with product MTSISLDSLKPNKGARKRKTRKGRGIAAGQGASCGFGMRGQKSRSGRPTRPGFEGGQMPLYRRVPKLKHFPLVNSKSFTLINVASLNSLKEGSTVNLDSLVKTGIVTSPKYPLKVLGNGNLKVKLVVQAAAFTASAKTKIEGAGGSCEVFE